CCACTTTTTTTAACTCTAATCTCATAGTcgaacgttcaaaaaaaaaaatctaatagtCCCTGAATGAAACATTTTTATATCTCATAGTCATATCTTACAAAATCCTTCAAGTTTTAACAAAACTTCACTAATGTTTAACATTCTAAATTTTAAAACTGTATTATATATCATATTTATCATGCACCAAAAAACATTACCAAATTTATACTTAATTTAAAAAGTACAGGGATCATATTAgcttgcaaaaaaaaaactaagtgaCCAAAATTACATGTATTAGAAACTAAGAGGACCTAAAATGCAATTAAACTGAAAATTTATTGAAGGATCCAAAATAGAGCATTACTATAGGGACTAGAGAAATCCAATTATTTGtcttttcaaaaaaagtattttttcattaaaaaattgtaCTCCTGGTTTGACACATTAGTTTTTGACACTAGCCccttatttaataaaaaagaatttttttatatttaaaaatgttATAATCAATAATTCAAATGAAGAGTTTttagttaaaaattaaaattttagtttagcatatatattaaaaatgatATGGGAGTTCTAAAATATACAAATCCAAACACAAAGGTCTTTGAACACACCCCTGCTATATGATGAATTTTTCTCACAATACCTAGAGCTGCAGCAATCACattaaggaaaaaggaaatttaacAATTAAGCCATAAAATCTTATTTTATTAATATCTAGGATTTCAAAAGGCAGTAGTACACCCACACTAGAGTCTTGAGACAAAAAGTTCCAAAACAAAACACGCAGGAAAGTGTTCATGACCTAGAAACTTGCAAAATACCATATATAAGGTACCCATACATCACATAGGACAACAGTAGACAACAGAAAAATACAACATGCACCTGCACCAAAAAGCACCTGCAAAACAAGCCTAGCCTGTGGAAGTTCCTTATGAGAGGCTAGTAGCAAACTTGTTTCTGCAGTTTAGGCTCAGATTCTGGTACACACAGACAAAGATACAACATATACTAGTAGCTAAGTTAGAACTTAGACGTACAAATTAAACAAAAAGGACTTGATTAGGAGAATAGTAGTGATCTTAAGTGGGAACAACAACATATCTTGTACAATCACTTCTTAAGCAGGTTTCTTGAAAAAATCCTCTTGCAATATGGGCTGGTTCGCAAGATTTTGTGGGGGCGAACTGCTTCAACCAAAGATGCATGCAGAGGTCCCTGTATGAAAAGGAAACAAACAAGAAAGGAAGCATCAACATCCTGAGTTGAGAAGGCAAAGAATAGCAAGTTGACACATTTAATTAGGGGTGACAATATGGGTCAACTCGCCCCGCCTCTCTTTCAACCCGCCTAAAGTAGGTCCCCGCTAGAGAATGAGTTGGAAAAAGCTAATTCATGCCGCTTAGTGGCGGGTTGGCAGTTAACTCTTCGGTAAAGAAAACTATTTCAAATATAATTATGACATATAAATGTTAAAAAACGGGTTGGCACACCAAAATTCCCCAAAGCGCTAAAAATTAcagttttttttatatgttGTTTCGCGGGTTGACGGCTTATGTGAGTTGGCTAACTCGATTGTCTAACCAGCCCCACCCCTTGACCGGTTAAATCGGTTGACTCACGGATCAAACCCAAGTTGGCACCCCTAGATAATACACAGATACACAAAATATAGAATTTAATACCTTGGTCACTGAGAGAGCACATTGAATCACATAGTTAGCATATGGGTCTTGCAGCAACTGCTCAAAGTGAGTAACAGACAGCAATTCTTGGACTATCCTGGATCTGGTCTCTGGAACTTCGTTGAGGCATTTTTCAACCACGTGGCTGCTAAACTTTTGTGTGGCGAGGTTTATGTAGTTCCCTTTGAACATAGAAATCAGTTTGGCTGTGATACTTGGGTTCTCCAGGTCTATGATATACTGAACAACATAATTTCTGGGAAATAACAAATTGAAAGTGTTACTTTAATTTGATGCCCTCCTACCTTACAAATTTAGAGTTATAAATAAACAATAAACCCAAGATGTAAATAACCAATTGCACAGTGTTTCAACTTTTACTAATCATGTTTCAATAAcctcttatattttatttttatggttACTGTGGTGGTTAGATGAAGGGTCAGAAATGAATACAAGAGAAAAGCAAATCAAGCAGGAATACCAGCAGCAGGAAGAATTTTTAATTTTGCACATCATTTATAAAACAGATAAAGCCCAACAAATTAATTTAAACGTTTTAAGTTTCAAAGAAGAAACCCAATCTAGTTCCTTCAAATCAGTTCATTTTCTTCTGTAATTGCTTAATCAGGAGTTATCACATTGGAGTGAAACTATTTCTAATTTTGGTTTCTAATTATAGCAAAGTTTAATTGGGACAGGTCATATGCTGTTAGTTGCCTAATTTCACTTAGTATAGTCATTACATACAATACTTTATAGTCATTACTTAGTAATTACATgactttttataatttttgttatttCACAAAATTATAAAACAAAGGAAGATTACCCATATGGATCTTGAGCCAGGAGAAGCGCATGTTTGCATATTTCTTTGACTATCTTATCATGACATTTTCCCGTGGAAGTATCAATGCAACGTTGCAGTACACAGCACCCGTGTTGATGAGTAGCCATATCAACACAAAACTTCACAGCAGCATCAAAAATAAACTGTCACAAATAGAGGGAAACAAGAACAAAGAAACACTTCAATTAGTTTCAATCACAATCTGCAGGTccaagataaaataaaatagatgaTGAATCAGATGTTAAAGAACACATGATTGATAAATTGAAATTTCACCATAAGTATACACTAAAATACCATATTCAATATAAAGAAGATAAGGGAGAAAATCAGCAATCGTTAAGGCAAGTCCTTCACACTTCTGTTTTTTAACTTCAAGAACAAACTATCAGTATTGAAAATTATTATAGAACTGATAACCATAACCATTATTATTTACAAATGTTTCCTTGGATAATAGAGTTATCAATTACACATTTCATTCAGGTTCTCTATTTTTCTCTACATGAAACTCACCACTAGTATAAGTTGAATAATGTCTCTTTTACCCTACTAGCTACCTCAAATGTCATAATTTCTTTCAAATGATGCTTCTAACATGATTCTTACCCAGACTGAGTACACAACTCCATCAAAATCATTATGCAAAAGATTTGAATCAAATCCATTTCAAACTTGATTAAGAATTTAGCCTATCTTCACACAATATTTATCTTTGAGGATGTCCTAGTGCATTAAGATTTGTTCACTATCCTTACCTAAAATCCAAAAAGGCTTATAACTTTTCAGCATGTAAGTTATATCTACTCATTAACTAATTCATAAGACAGAGCAATCACAGTGCCAATAACTCAAACACTTTAAAAATTACTGACTAGCACAAAAAGAAATTTGTATGATGAAATTTAAAGGATTATATTTAACTTAAATTTTCAGTTCTATGCCAATTGTCAGTAATCAGTACTTTCTCAACCACAACATTGTTCTTAATTTCTTATAGGCAGAGAAATTGTCCTTTTaaggaaatgaaaaaaatattcagGCCAAGTAGAGAATGGCTTCACCAGTATGGTCTTCCAAGAAAACACCATGGTGAATATTGTTCCACAGCTAATTtaccttttaattttttttttcaaaagtgacCAGAGGAAGACATAGGCTTATAAATTAGCAAAACACAGAAACGAAACATGATCAGACTGGAAAGAACAGAGTAACAAAATTCAGGTTTAAAATTGACAGAACTATGATTTCAAGTGGTATGTACTACACTACATTCCTAAACTCTACTCATGACATTTTGAAATGGAATGTAAAACTTGGATTAAGAGACTATCATACTTGTAATAAAAAGGTCAAACAAAATGAAACAATGAAGACACTTCTCATGACTTATTGTTGGTTTGCTTCATTAATAATGAGAAACGGTTACAATCTAATTTTCTTATACCTTTGTGGTGTCCAAGTTACTGAAAGCAAGCAGGAAGGGTGATGTGTAAGAGTTTTAAATTGCAATCCGTGATTGCAATTGCGGCCGCAATGTAAAAGATTTTGGAGTCCTCACACGGCATAGCAACATAAATTGTGCATTGGTCAACAATTCCGTAACGCAATCGCAATTAAATACTCTAAGGTGCACGTCATGACGATATGTCATGACGATATGACAAGGCCTTACAAATTTTAAGCAAAACATATCTAGGAAATGTGTAACAAGCAATAATTTATCTTCCCTTTATTGATCACATCAGTGCTAAATAAAATTGCCTTACTATGCAATCATACAATGCAACCAAGTGATGTCCACTTCAAAAGTAACAAAGGccaaaaatagaataaaaaacataataaaaaggaaaagagagaaGTGCTATATATACCTCGTTTTCTTGGTTGTTAAGGCACTGCAAGCAACGTTGGACAACATGGTTTCcattcagatccttgacaagaTCAAGAAAACAAGGTTGAATAGCAGACCTCACCAATGAAATTTGTTGCCTTGACCTGAGGCTCCCAATCAACTTCTGAACCACCCGAGTGCTGAAACAGTAATTACCATAATCAGTTCAGTGTATCAAAACAACCAAATTAAGGAATTGACAGTTTCTTAGTTGAAATGGAGAAGGATTTATAATCATAATTACATACCCATGTGTGTTCAAAGAGGTTCTGACCAATTGCCCTGGTTCCTTAGTCAACATTAGCACAATCTGCAACCTCTGATCATCTCTGCAAAACTCCACCAACTTCTGCACAAGGTAATTTCCAAAAGGGTCCATCATGAGTTCAACAACAACATCTCTCACCCCCTCAAACACTATCTGAACATCTTCAGGGGTCCCATCTTCAACCATGGTCTGCAAGAAGCGACAACCATTCTGATCCTTCGCCATGTGGTACATGTAAGCTTGTAGCTCAGCCACAGACCCAAAATTCAGCAGCAATGGCTGCATGACATCACCTGCAGCAACACTGCTACTATTTCCATGGTTACAAACAGGAACACGAGGAGAAACAACCacctgaggaagaggaagaggaactTCCTCTCCAACAACACGGTGTGAATGAGAATGGGAATATGTATGCTTTCTTCCACTACCACATACAGGATTGCCATTGCCATTACACCCATTTTCACAGCGTGATCTCATGTCTTTCCCTTGTATGATGAAGCTGTTATCACACCGAAACGCTACAGGGTCAAATCCTGTTCTTCCTGGAGACAGAGATTGCTgacattgttgttgttgttcccaGTTGGGTGATTCTCTCGTTGCAGGGAAACAACGTGAGGAGGGTCTAGCATTGTTTAGATTCAAACCAATCTTGGGTTGTTGCGATTCAAACGATGATCTTCTCGGTGACAAGAGAAAATGGTCATAAGGGTAGTGGGGTGAAGGTGAAAGTGAAGGTGAAGGTGAAGCAGCAAAAGATGGCTTCTGAAACTGAGTTACACGCGCAtaaccaccaccgccgccgccataACAATCACCACCACAGCACTCACTGTTCCCGTAGCAGAGAGAATCAAACGCGCTTCCTTTGGAAGAAGAAGGCAAAGACCAATTCACATCAGAGACTAAACCCTGAGAAacagaaccaccaccaccccaaGTGGCGGAGGATTTCGTGGCCGCCACGTTTCGCTGATGAAACAGAGGATGCGGTAGTTCTTCTTCCAAACCATACGGCGTGAACGACGACGGCATTGCCATTGGCACCACCCCTCTGGTGGTGGTTTTGGCACCGTGATGATTGTTCATCATCACTTGCTCCTCCACGATACTCATTCCAGAAAAATCCTTAGACAACAAGTGAACGCTTCCAAATCCAACATCGTTGTTGTTGTCATCATCACTCACCCACTTGTCATCTCCGAACAACACCCCATCGCCGTAGAAATCGAACTGATTCGACGgtgttgaagatttcgacggcgCGAGTGACAccatgtggtggtggtggtggtggctgggGTAGAGGTCGTAAAACGACGGCggaggcggcggtggtggtTCGTTAGATGCCGCGGCGGCGTTGAGCCAAGCTAGCTCGAGCTCTTGTTGCTTCCTTCTCATGGCGTTGTCGTTGAACATGATCTCCAAAACGACGGTGGATTGAAACGAAACGAAACGAGACGATTGAAATTTGAGATGATGAAAACAAAcagagagagagacagagacAGAGGATTACGAttggaaaaaacaaaaaacaagtcTGCAAATGTGTGCGGAGTGGTCGGTTAGTTGGGAGTGGTGGCAGCACCAGCACAGTGTGAGCGAAGCATTGTTGAATCTGCAGAGCAGCTTTTGAGGGAGGAACCAACAAGCAACGGAAAAGGAATAATAACAATATCAGGGTTGTTGCacggagagagagagtgtgtgtgtgtgtgagagagagagtgagtgagGTTTTTGATTTTGTTGGTAGTGTACTTGTATCGGCGtcactttctctttcatctcattttcactcgtTATCAATACTTTAGGTCTATCACATCGCATATTGTATTACTTTCGTCTCTTTCGATCGGTCGATATCTAAAAGTGTGAGGTGTAAAAGTGTGAATAAAGGATCGGTCGATTTTGTTGGTAGTGTATATGTACCGgctccattttcttttttatctcaTTTCCGCTCGTTATTGATATTTTGTATCACATCACATATCGTATTATTCATTTCATTTCGACTCGTTTATTCTTTCTAACTCAATCGACATACACGATTCCGAACGACGATTTCTAAAAGTGTGAGGGGGTAAAAGTGTGAATAAAAGATTTGTTTGTGTGTGTGCATGTGCATAGTGTCACCACAACAAATAATCTCCTGAGATGGGACCAGTCAAGAGAGAGATTAAGGTTTGTTGAGACACGCTTGGCATTCGCAATTCTTAACCACCTTAATTGTTGCTCTCTTCTTAACTCTTTTATGACTCATTAAAAACGGTTATTTTCGTGTAGAACAATTAACAAAGATGTTGTTGATGATAAATGCCCTTTGCATACCGGTCAATCATGCTAAAATAGGAAATTTGTTCATCAAGAGGAAAGGATTaaaatttgtttcatttttaagTGTTTTGGAGAAACATTTTAAAGTAATTAAAAGCATTTAATTGGTTGTTGTAAATGCTTCTTAATAGCTACCTTcactatatatattaaatttgcgacatgttttatttatttattattattatggagttattttattattattttttctatttcttgtaaaaaaaatattcatactTCTAATTAAATTACACTACTTTTGCagttgttataaaaaaaaattaaattacacTACTAACCATTTTTCctacttaccaaaaaaaattgcactACTAACCGCCTTCCTCTTGcagcaaaaaaattaaaaaaattacactacTCTTCGCGGGTTCCTCAATGACTTGTTGGGTTGAAAAATTCTTAAGTACCAATAGACAATAGATCTCAAGTTCAAAATCAGCAAACTACCAATAtcgaataataataaaaaacactGCAATCCAATGGATACTGGTTGTAGTGAAGGGGTTAAGACTTAAGAGTGACAGTTTGTACCACTAGGTCGAAAATTCAATTCTTATGAACCACACTCTTGGTGAGACCTTTAACTTTTATCATAACGAGTTGGAATTGcaataataatttaataaaaatatacacTACTACCCTCCTCATTTTTTGCAAAGTGCTTCATTTAGGGACCATAAAGCTTTAATGGAAatgatgaaataaaaaattgaaataaatgaaAGGTAGATTGGATTTCTCGtatattttgaatttatttttggtAATTGAGTAGGGGCAAAGATCAGTTATCTAGGGAAGGACGCCTCTAATCCTGAAAAATCAATTGTTTACAAATTCAGCTGGGGATCTTCAATTCACATGATGAATTTTAACAACTACTGTAAAAGATAAGTTTATCTCAATAAGATAATAATTATTCAAAAGTTAAGTAAATAAATGAAagcttaaaaaaataataattatcttTGATGTACGTTTAATTTCAAGAGTTGAACTTTAACTCCTAATTCTAGTCATTCCATGAATTTGATcctactttattttttttttgtaatttattGGTGTCGTGATAAATTTGAGAATCTCAATTCTGCGAGATGACACCAACCTTAATATTGGAGGACAAGTCTCTTGAAGACACAAATATTTCCCCCCACTCACTCCTTCCATATAGAAGAAGTTTAGAAGCTTCATCTATGGCGGAAGGGGTGATGTCGGAGTCTTCCCCGTATGAAGCAAGATCTTTAACTTCTAATGATACTGAGTCTTATATAAGGtaaatataaataagttagTTACAAACTAAACATATATGAATAGTAAAATGAATAAGATGATGCATGGAAGACTTACAAATGTAATTGAAATCATTCATCCACTCAATCTCCTAACTTCGTCATGTGTTTTTGAAGAGCTCATCGGGAGTGGGTAACTGAAAGTTCAAAATTTTGGCAGAGTCTCCCCTATAATACAAGGTTCCCAAAAAAATTCTATTCACCTATCAcactcaaacaacaaacatAACAAAATAGAAAACATCAAGCTATTGAAAATTAACGCTACATAGAGCACATAATGAACACTATAAGTCATCTAACAATAAAGTTCAGTTCATATAACAAGTCTAGAGCAAACATCATACA
This is a stretch of genomic DNA from Lotus japonicus ecotype B-129 chromosome 1, LjGifu_v1.2. It encodes these proteins:
- the LOC130734237 gene encoding uncharacterized protein LOC130734237 produces the protein MFNDNAMRRKQQELELAWLNAAAASNEPPPPPPPSFYDLYPSHHHHHHMVSLAPSKSSTPSNQFDFYGDGVLFGDDKWVSDDDNNNDVGFGSVHLLSKDFSGMSIVEEQVMMNNHHGAKTTTRGVVPMAMPSSFTPYGLEEELPHPLFHQRNVAATKSSATWGGGGSVSQGLVSDVNWSLPSSSKGSAFDSLCYGNSECCGGDCYGGGGGGYARVTQFQKPSFAASPSPSLSPSPHYPYDHFLLSPRRSSFESQQPKIGLNLNNARPSSRCFPATRESPNWEQQQQCQQSLSPGRTGFDPVAFRCDNSFIIQGKDMRSRCENGCNGNGNPVCGSGRKHTYSHSHSHRVVGEEVPLPLPQVVVSPRVPVCNHGNSSSVAAGDVMQPLLLNFGSVAELQAYMYHMAKDQNGCRFLQTMVEDGTPEDVQIVFEGVRDVVVELMMDPFGNYLVQKLVEFCRDDQRLQIVLMLTKEPGQLVRTSLNTHGTRVVQKLIGSLRSRQQISLVRSAIQPCFLDLVKDLNGNHVVQRCLQCLNNQENEFIFDAAVKFCVDMATHQHGCCVLQRCIDTSTGKCHDKIVKEICKHALLLAQDPYGNYVVQYIIDLENPSITAKLISMFKGNYINLATQKFSSHVVEKCLNEVPETRSRIVQELLSVTHFEQLLQDPYANYVIQCALSVTKGPLHASLVEAVRPHKILRTSPYCKRIFSRNLLKK